TTCTCAGGTTGCACTAACTCCATTCTAAACTGAGAAACCAGAGTGGACACCCAGGACTCCAAGGTGGCATCATCTGTACCAGTGAAGGAAAAGCAACTCATGGAGGTGAAACTAGGAGAGCTGCCAGGCTGGATACTGATGTGGGATTTCACCCCTAGCGGTACTGCTGGAGCATTTCAAAGAGGTTACTACCAGTATTACAAGTATAtcaatgtgaagaaaggggaCATCGCTGGGATTTCTATGGTGCTGGCTGCTTATGTGCTTTTCAACTACTGTCATTCTTACAAGGAGCTCAAAAATGAATGGCTACGCAAGTACCACTGAAGAGGGCCCAGTGTGGAAACACATTTGGCATTCCTGACCATGACTTTTGCCTGGCATCCTTGAATCCTTCCATTGCCTAATTCACAATTAATATCCAATAAAAGTTGACTGGtactcggaaaaaaaaaaaaaaaaaaaaaaagcagaaacctttaagtgaaaaaagtcctTGCCATTAACCAGTGAATTATgcagaaaatgataaataagtaTCTAAATGTAACTTATGTTAAACACAACTTAGTATGCACttctaataataattataaactcaATCACTGCAAAACCAATCTGAAAAGTGTAAACTGTATATTATTCAGACAGAATCGCTGCTTGAAGTGTCAGCTGAGGCCTTGCCAAGCCAACTTGGGggccttttcttcctctgtagTTCTAATAGTATTTCTTTGGTGTATCAACTATAATTTGTGTGTTTCTGTCTTATCCCATGCACAGCAGCCCTGTGGTGAGCCTACTAAAAGTAGGAATTCTAAATATCCCCAGTGCTTCCAACAGAGCCTCATGTGAAACTGGAGCAGAAATGTTC
This portion of the Vulpes lagopus strain Blue_001 chromosome 18, ASM1834538v1, whole genome shotgun sequence genome encodes:
- the LOC121477967 gene encoding ATP synthase subunit f, mitochondrial-like translates to MRVDTQDSKVASSVPVKEKQLMEVKLGELPGWILMWDFTPSGTAGAFQRGYYQYYKYINVKKGDIAGISMVLAAYVLFNYCHSYKELKNEWLRKYH